One Syntrophorhabdaceae bacterium genomic region harbors:
- a CDS encoding pyridoxamine 5'-phosphate oxidase family protein has product MDIQQHWGAIRNVVNKALESNHFCAVATVNPDGSPRVSPIGSLILYETGKAFYFEEFPKNMRLNLDRDQRICVMAVNGGFWHWLKALFKGRFDAPPGVRLTGRAGARRMATQEEVKQWQERVKRFRRFKGYKLLWKDMRYVREVIFDGFEPVHLGLMGEGLWEERKE; this is encoded by the coding sequence ATGGATATTCAGCAGCACTGGGGGGCCATTCGCAATGTAGTCAATAAAGCCTTAGAGAGCAATCATTTCTGCGCGGTAGCCACGGTGAATCCTGATGGTTCACCACGTGTTTCGCCGATTGGTTCTCTTATTCTCTACGAGACAGGGAAGGCCTTTTATTTCGAAGAATTTCCAAAAAATATGCGGCTAAATCTCGACCGGGATCAACGGATATGTGTCATGGCTGTGAATGGAGGATTCTGGCACTGGCTGAAAGCACTCTTTAAGGGACGCTTTGATGCTCCTCCAGGGGTAAGGCTTACGGGTAGGGCCGGTGCAAGGAGAATGGCGACCCAAGAAGAGGTAAAGCAGTGGCAAGAACGGGTGAAACGCTTCCGGAGATTCAAAGGATATAAATTGCTTTGGAAGGACATGCGTTATGTTCGTGAGGTCATATTTGATGGTTTTGAACCGGTGCATTTGGGTCTCATGGGTGAAGGGCTATGGGAAGAACGGAAAGAATAG